A single genomic interval of Selenobaculum gibii harbors:
- a CDS encoding terminase large subunit domain-containing protein, with translation MASQLSGLVPLYQYQKEWISDKSRFKIANKGRQTGFSFGVALEVVLDAVEHKTLWVLLSRGERQSKELMEKVQMHAKAIGHVCEVIEDEFQIDDNRAYKMLELNLPNGSKIIGLPANPDTARGFSGNVVLDEFAFHRDSRKIWTALYPTITRGYKIRVISTPNGKSGKFYELWSGDNRWSKHEVDIYKAVADGLPIDIEELREGCDSEDDWLQEYCCEFLDEASAYLTYELIAGCECEKETSIILPEFFNPFGDLFLGLDIGRKKDLSVIWLWEKLGDVFYTRAVHELVKMKFRSQKKILYEYLRLLKLRRACIDCTGIGANLAEDAQLDFGKSRVEQVTFTSASKAQMAVNMKQIFEDKQARIPVVKAIRNDLHSVKKLVTAAGNIRYDADRNENGHADRFWAAALGLHAGQAEFVPVEYKSVAKKRFKRKGAY, from the coding sequence ATGGCATCACAACTTAGTGGTCTTGTTCCGCTTTATCAGTATCAAAAAGAGTGGATCAGCGATAAGAGTCGTTTCAAAATTGCAAACAAGGGCAGGCAGACGGGATTTTCTTTTGGTGTAGCTTTAGAGGTTGTACTCGATGCAGTTGAGCATAAAACCTTATGGGTGCTTTTAAGCCGTGGTGAACGGCAATCTAAGGAGCTCATGGAAAAGGTACAGATGCACGCAAAGGCGATTGGACATGTATGTGAGGTTATCGAAGATGAATTTCAGATTGATGATAATCGTGCATATAAAATGCTGGAACTTAATTTGCCAAATGGTTCAAAAATCATTGGACTTCCTGCAAATCCTGATACAGCAAGAGGATTTTCAGGAAATGTCGTATTAGATGAATTTGCCTTTCACAGAGACAGCCGTAAGATTTGGACAGCACTTTATCCGACAATTACAAGAGGGTATAAAATTCGTGTAATCTCTACGCCAAATGGTAAAAGCGGAAAGTTTTACGAGCTATGGAGCGGTGATAACCGCTGGAGCAAGCACGAAGTAGATATTTATAAAGCAGTTGCAGATGGGCTACCAATCGACATTGAGGAACTTAGAGAAGGTTGCGATAGTGAAGATGACTGGCTACAAGAGTATTGTTGCGAATTTCTTGATGAAGCAAGTGCTTATCTTACCTATGAACTTATTGCAGGGTGTGAATGCGAAAAAGAAACATCCATCATTTTACCGGAGTTTTTTAATCCTTTTGGAGACCTTTTCTTAGGATTAGATATTGGGAGAAAAAAAGATTTATCAGTAATCTGGCTTTGGGAGAAGCTTGGTGATGTGTTTTATACAAGAGCTGTTCATGAGTTAGTAAAAATGAAATTTCGGTCACAGAAAAAGATTTTGTATGAATATCTACGTTTGCTCAAACTTCGTCGTGCATGTATTGATTGTACGGGGATTGGAGCAAACTTGGCAGAAGATGCACAGCTTGATTTTGGAAAATCAAGAGTAGAGCAGGTAACATTTACCTCAGCATCAAAGGCACAAATGGCCGTTAATATGAAGCAGATTTTTGAGGATAAGCAAGCAAGAATTCCAGTTGTAAAAGCAATCCGAAACGATTTGCATAGTGTAAAGAAACTTGTTACGGCAGCGGGTAATATTCGTTATGATGCTGATCGCAACGAAAACGGTCATGCGGATAGGTTTTGGGCAGCAGCTTTAGGACTTCATGCAGGACAGGCAGAATTTGTACCGGTTGAGTATAAAAGTGTTGCTAAAAAACGATTTAAGCGAAAGGGGGCATATTAA
- a CDS encoding phage protein Gp27 family protein: protein MARRTHSKITSILPAELVEAINQRLVNGETYEQIAVYVRGEGHEISKSSVGRYGKTFLTKLERLKIVREQAKTIVTESKDGPSLEMTEAATQLALQLIMEKLVLTENLDDTKTGEILKALALLERSAVQREKLKLEAKRKADEAMRNIESKTAGKKNLDPETLSYIKEQIYGITT, encoded by the coding sequence ATGGCTAGGCGGACTCATAGTAAAATCACAAGTATTTTACCAGCGGAACTTGTTGAAGCAATTAATCAAAGATTGGTTAATGGTGAAACATACGAGCAGATTGCAGTCTATGTTCGCGGTGAAGGGCATGAGATTAGTAAATCTAGTGTTGGGCGTTATGGTAAAACATTTTTAACAAAACTGGAACGACTAAAAATCGTGCGTGAACAGGCTAAAACGATTGTTACGGAATCTAAAGATGGTCCAAGTTTGGAAATGACCGAAGCAGCAACGCAGCTTGCCTTACAACTAATCATGGAAAAATTAGTTTTGACTGAAAATCTTGATGATACAAAGACCGGTGAAATTTTAAAGGCGTTAGCACTTTTGGAACGATCGGCAGTACAGCGTGAAAAGCTCAAACTTGAAGCAAAACGTAAAGCGGATGAAGCAATGAGAAATATTGAATCTAAAACGGCTGGAAAGAAAAATTTAGATCCGGAAACATTATCATATATCAAGGAACAGATTTATGGCATCACAACTTAG
- a CDS encoding N-acetylmuramoyl-L-alanine amidase encodes MRDVKIKDFGLNFKSLTDRTKTNLIVIHHTGDGVDRDYHATDIHKMHLNQGWSGCGYHYVISKDGTIEVGRPHWCVGAHDDQTNSRSIGIHVSGDFDVGNPTPEQIESTALLLAKLCMEYGLDITEKFVVGHRDTNCTACPGDNLYALLQTIRGKAIWYQNN; translated from the coding sequence ATGCGTGATGTAAAAATCAAAGATTTTGGGTTGAATTTTAAAAGTCTAACAGATCGTACAAAAACAAATTTAATTGTGATTCATCACACGGGAGATGGCGTAGATAGAGATTACCATGCTACTGACATTCATAAAATGCATCTTAATCAGGGGTGGAGTGGATGTGGCTATCATTATGTAATTTCAAAAGATGGCACTATTGAAGTGGGAAGACCACATTGGTGCGTTGGTGCGCATGATGATCAAACGAATAGCCGAAGTATTGGTATTCATGTAAGCGGTGATTTCGATGTGGGAAATCCAACACCAGAACAGATTGAAAGTACAGCCTTGCTGTTGGCTAAACTTTGTATGGAATATGGGCTAGATATTACAGAGAAATTTGTAGTTGGACATCGTGATACGAATTGTACAGCATGTCCAGGAGACAACTTGTATGCGTTATTGCAAACAATCCGTGGCAAGGCAATCTGGTATCAAAATAATTAA
- a CDS encoding Mor transcription activator family protein produces the protein MNSEGRKALIKEMTMSDLPPYCLDAANIMGIEAFVRLSDELGGTSFYVPKFDNVIARARDRIIVKQFNGNNYKELALQYNLSEMWIRNIITKEQLEKNQISLFQDKVNL, from the coding sequence ATGAATAGCGAAGGTCGCAAAGCGTTAATTAAAGAAATGACAATGAGCGATTTGCCACCATATTGTCTTGATGCTGCTAACATAATGGGAATAGAGGCATTTGTCAGGTTAAGTGATGAATTAGGTGGAACATCGTTTTACGTTCCCAAGTTTGATAATGTCATTGCCAGAGCGCGTGACAGGATAATCGTAAAACAATTTAACGGAAATAATTATAAGGAGCTGGCTCTACAATATAATTTGTCGGAAATGTGGATTAGAAATATTATCACAAAAGAACAGCTAGAAAAAAATCAAATATCCCTTTTTCAAGATAAAGTAAATCTGTAA
- a CDS encoding regulatory protein GemA yields the protein MGALKNSKEKITSKQLALLHIAKSQLGLDDMDYRSVLDLYGGVESAKNLTADGFKSVMAYLEKIGFKNKAKRVYQKNKPLYADPNGLPYPAQLNKVNQLFIDMEMLEPERQQGFCRRVIKKPWPQTRDETSKVIEGLKAMLARKKKSL from the coding sequence ATGGGGGCATTAAAAAATTCAAAAGAAAAAATCACGTCAAAGCAGTTAGCTTTACTACATATTGCTAAAAGTCAGCTTGGGTTAGATGATATGGATTACAGGAGTGTACTAGATTTATATGGAGGCGTAGAGTCTGCTAAAAATCTTACAGCGGATGGATTTAAAAGTGTCATGGCTTACCTTGAAAAGATTGGTTTTAAAAATAAAGCGAAAAGAGTATATCAAAAAAATAAACCTTTATACGCTGATCCAAATGGTCTTCCTTATCCAGCGCAACTTAATAAGGTCAATCAATTGTTTATAGATATGGAAATGTTAGAACCTGAACGTCAGCAAGGTTTTTGCAGACGAGTGATTAAAAAGCCGTGGCCACAAACGCGTGATGAGACGAGCAAAGTGATAGAAGGATTGAAAGCAATGCTTGCAAGAAAGAAAAAATCGTTGTAG
- a CDS encoding AbrB/MazE/SpoVT family DNA-binding domain-containing protein, translating into MDFNKKMTRAGGISVPAALRRDYGMEAGDKFNVSVNDEGSIVMKRTEGNCIFCGCSDNVKMYQGRYLCRKCTLELLKVWEA; encoded by the coding sequence ATGGATTTCAATAAAAAAATGACGAGAGCAGGCGGGATTTCCGTTCCTGCTGCTCTTCGCCGTGATTATGGAATGGAAGCAGGGGACAAATTTAATGTGAGCGTGAATGACGAGGGGAGCATCGTCATGAAGCGGACGGAAGGTAATTGCATTTTTTGTGGATGCAGTGATAATGTGAAAATGTATCAAGGTCGGTATCTTTGCCGTAAATGTACGCTTGAATTATTGAAAGTATGGGAGGCGTAG
- a CDS encoding AAA family ATPase produces MENQELDISIIIEKVNAYLDMHKEISQEKFAKMAGISGGSLSSFLANKYHGRVENVAKKIMAVLGIEETRKEAVFSVKEPERVVTAVMKEMWFGLQYANDRNDVIVIYGAPGIGKTVTINKWVAENPNSLFFTASPNIRSGRDVMEEILEALNKKAEGRNKSLEKNIIAILKNTNRPILIDEAHFLRLDGLETLRRIYDATKCPLVLVGNPAIMESITERNKTITGQFFSRAVRIALDMKVKMEDVKAIVLQNGVELDEDCLNELYKVANSIGAFRIMVKLFLFAWTIANQCKEAIAIEHIRSAKKVIISV; encoded by the coding sequence ATGGAAAATCAAGAGTTAGATATTTCTATCATCATAGAAAAAGTGAATGCTTATTTAGATATGCATAAAGAAATTTCTCAGGAGAAATTTGCTAAGATGGCAGGAATTTCAGGCGGTTCATTATCTAGTTTCTTAGCAAATAAATACCATGGACGCGTTGAAAATGTAGCGAAAAAGATTATGGCAGTGCTTGGAATTGAGGAAACACGTAAAGAAGCAGTGTTTTCGGTAAAAGAACCTGAACGCGTAGTGACGGCAGTGATGAAAGAAATGTGGTTTGGTCTTCAATATGCAAATGATAGAAATGATGTAATTGTAATCTACGGTGCGCCAGGCATTGGAAAAACAGTGACGATAAATAAATGGGTTGCGGAAAATCCTAATAGCTTATTTTTCACTGCAAGTCCTAATATTCGCAGTGGTCGTGATGTGATGGAAGAAATATTGGAAGCTCTCAATAAAAAAGCTGAAGGTCGTAATAAAAGCCTTGAAAAGAACATTATTGCTATTCTTAAAAATACAAATAGACCGATTCTCATTGATGAAGCACATTTTTTACGCTTAGATGGACTTGAAACGCTTAGACGTATCTATGATGCAACGAAATGTCCACTTGTTTTAGTTGGAAATCCTGCAATTATGGAAAGTATTACAGAACGAAATAAAACAATCACTGGTCAATTTTTCAGTCGTGCAGTACGAATTGCGTTAGATATGAAGGTAAAAATGGAAGATGTAAAGGCAATTGTATTGCAAAATGGAGTTGAGCTTGACGAAGATTGTTTAAACGAGCTTTACAAGGTGGCAAATTCTATTGGGGCATTTAGAATCATGGTCAAATTATTTCTTTTTGCTTGGACAATTGCAAATCAATGTAAGGAAGCTATAGCAATTGAGCATATACGTTCAGCTAAGAAAGTGATTATCAGCGTATGA
- a CDS encoding DNA-binding domain-containing protein, with the protein MAEYFLNTAETAELLGISERAVQKNISSGKYENVQYVEGVRGGKSGQIAKIALSSLKLEAQTKYMVANKLIDEPERVVSNEYDTAAQWQRDIANRRYQILKQYEAYIAVAGKKTVLTDNFVTVWNEAHPDEVISKSTLYNWGRQYKKDGLMGLLTGYGKRKEQRAIDANAWDFFCGQYLQLTRPSIGFCYRLLELEAKKESWEIPSLKTVARMAKQDIPEAVRRLKRFGEKNFYDNSQAYTQRDYESISAGEVFVGDHHVFDLFINTGSVEKPKWTRPWLTAWMDMRSRKLVGWTVNLSPCTDEIIAAFANAALDPAIGLPRDIYIDNGRDYCSHKFAGRGNRGKKLTEEDKELLIEEGKRTATLMERLKVKTHFAIVENARAKVVEREFRNVVEWFSKPFPTYCGRNAKERPDDLEKKLKQPKKYGVSLDEFKQIFNDWAKNVLNKQVSQGKGREGECPDATFMRTRLPMRTADPSVMRLFFMKSTNPFKIGRNGVAFKGSEYYLKDSILKKGQAVYVRYREEDLSKIWLYTTKDEYLGEANRIEAIAAINADKEVLGAEMARKAIEKKAVLNHPSYQATKKVKPLAPADITELYKLYGNIAADVTPNKVVEMVPLPQAGREAVRAMKATGTDDINPFEIMAKAKIEKRKGDF; encoded by the coding sequence ATGGCTGAATACTTTTTAAATACAGCTGAAACTGCTGAATTACTTGGGATAAGCGAGCGGGCTGTTCAAAAGAATATTTCGTCAGGAAAATATGAAAATGTTCAATATGTTGAGGGGGTACGGGGTGGAAAAAGCGGACAAATAGCTAAAATAGCACTATCTAGCTTGAAACTTGAAGCACAAACTAAGTATATGGTAGCTAATAAGCTAATTGATGAACCAGAACGCGTAGTATCAAACGAATATGATACTGCGGCGCAGTGGCAACGAGATATAGCAAATCGTAGATATCAAATTCTAAAGCAATATGAAGCATATATCGCCGTGGCTGGTAAGAAAACGGTATTGACGGACAACTTTGTAACGGTGTGGAACGAAGCGCATCCAGATGAAGTGATATCTAAATCAACGCTGTATAATTGGGGTCGTCAATATAAAAAAGATGGCTTGATGGGACTACTCACAGGCTACGGCAAGCGAAAAGAGCAACGGGCAATAGATGCTAACGCATGGGATTTTTTCTGCGGACAGTATCTACAACTAACAAGACCTAGTATTGGTTTTTGTTATCGGTTACTTGAACTTGAAGCGAAAAAAGAAAGCTGGGAGATTCCTTCTTTGAAGACGGTAGCACGCATGGCAAAGCAGGATATTCCCGAAGCGGTTCGCAGACTCAAACGCTTCGGAGAAAAGAACTTCTATGATAACAGCCAAGCATATACGCAGCGTGACTATGAAAGCATTTCAGCAGGTGAGGTTTTTGTCGGTGATCATCATGTGTTTGATTTATTTATTAATACAGGTTCAGTTGAAAAGCCAAAATGGACAAGACCTTGGCTGACGGCTTGGATGGATATGAGAAGTCGGAAGCTAGTTGGCTGGACGGTAAATCTTTCCCCATGCACGGATGAAATTATTGCAGCTTTTGCAAATGCTGCACTTGATCCAGCGATTGGCTTGCCACGAGATATCTATATAGATAACGGACGTGATTATTGTTCGCATAAATTTGCAGGCCGGGGCAATCGGGGGAAAAAGCTAACCGAAGAAGATAAGGAATTGCTGATCGAAGAAGGGAAACGAACGGCAACGCTCATGGAACGACTAAAAGTAAAAACGCATTTTGCCATAGTTGAAAATGCAAGGGCGAAAGTAGTTGAACGTGAATTTAGAAACGTTGTCGAATGGTTTTCCAAGCCTTTTCCGACCTATTGCGGACGTAATGCAAAAGAGCGTCCTGACGATTTAGAAAAGAAACTCAAACAGCCGAAAAAATACGGAGTTAGCTTGGATGAGTTCAAGCAAATCTTTAATGATTGGGCGAAAAACGTACTAAATAAACAGGTTTCGCAAGGTAAAGGGCGTGAAGGGGAATGTCCAGATGCAACCTTTATGCGGACGCGACTTCCAATGCGTACAGCTGATCCAAGTGTAATGCGGTTATTTTTCATGAAATCAACGAATCCATTCAAGATTGGACGTAACGGTGTTGCCTTCAAAGGTAGTGAATACTACTTAAAAGATTCGATTCTCAAAAAAGGACAAGCTGTTTACGTGCGGTATCGTGAGGAAGATTTAAGTAAGATTTGGTTATATACAACGAAGGATGAATATTTGGGTGAAGCAAATAGAATTGAGGCGATAGCTGCGATTAATGCAGATAAAGAAGTATTGGGCGCGGAAATGGCACGTAAAGCAATTGAGAAAAAAGCAGTGTTAAATCATCCGTCTTATCAAGCGACAAAGAAAGTAAAACCGCTTGCACCGGCTGATATTACTGAACTTTACAAGCTATATGGCAATATTGCTGCTGATGTTACACCAAATAAAGTTGTTGAAATGGTTCCATTACCGCAAGCAGGTAGAGAGGCAGTTCGGGCAATGAAAGCGACAGGAACGGATGATATAAATCCATTTGAGATTATGGCAAAGGCAAAAATAGAAAAGCGGAAAGGGGATTTTTAG
- a CDS encoding helix-turn-helix domain-containing protein yields MTANEILAVFRLKGVTQMSIARKFDVSHVMIHQVIHGRSKSRRIQEEIARILGKDIDEIWSSYVA; encoded by the coding sequence ATGACGGCAAATGAAATTTTGGCGGTGTTTCGGTTAAAGGGGGTTACGCAGATGTCTATTGCTCGTAAGTTTGATGTATCTCATGTGATGATACATCAAGTTATTCATGGACGGTCGAAGAGCCGTCGGATTCAAGAAGAAATTGCTAGAATCCTTGGCAAGGACATTGATGAAATTTGGTCATCTTATGTAGCGTGA
- a CDS encoding DUF2441 domain-containing protein, protein MLIVIEYIQDKEFFHISVPKFYSQFPEWSLNETRFIGKTTNPFFSYYDKTSYQVLDKTKTTAYPFNKIANVMNEIISGRTQIPHDLPNFYHCNPNRCFSELYSYFKDYLLLTREWIYEEVRKESFPHLPSRQKGLWVIPINESLKASLTFWEKNLVSNENAKFLKLKLTGKLHLTSEEFLLSDSLSLDQFRQTAFKYWLGCNNPKNPEQLECIFEGFASVTHIYDSLEEINF, encoded by the coding sequence GTGCTGATTGTCATAGAATATATACAAGATAAAGAATTTTTTCATATCAGCGTACCAAAATTTTATTCTCAATTTCCAGAATGGTCTCTTAATGAGACTCGATTTATTGGGAAAACTACTAATCCCTTTTTTTCTTATTATGATAAAACAAGCTATCAAGTTCTAGACAAAACCAAGACTACTGCTTATCCATTTAATAAAATTGCAAATGTAATGAATGAAATTATATCCGGACGAACCCAAATACCACATGATTTACCGAACTTTTATCACTGCAATCCCAATCGCTGTTTTTCTGAACTTTACAGTTATTTCAAAGATTATCTACTCTTAACGAGGGAATGGATATATGAAGAAGTACGGAAAGAATCGTTTCCACATCTACCTTCAAGGCAAAAAGGCCTTTGGGTTATTCCTATAAACGAAAGTCTTAAAGCTTCCTTAACCTTCTGGGAAAAAAACCTAGTCTCTAATGAAAATGCTAAATTTTTAAAATTAAAATTAACTGGAAAATTACACTTAACTAGTGAAGAGTTTCTTTTAAGTGACTCACTATCTTTAGATCAATTTCGACAAACTGCATTTAAATACTGGCTTGGTTGTAATAATCCTAAAAATCCAGAACAATTAGAATGTATTTTTGAAGGTTTTGCCTCTGTAACCCATATCTATGACTCCCTAGAAGAAATTAATTTTTAA